In Nocardioides cavernae, a single genomic region encodes these proteins:
- a CDS encoding hydroxyacid-oxoacid transhydrogenase, translated as MTESVFTYAAPGLKFGRGASDEIGWDVQQLCRDVRGEAARRVLLVTDPGVAATGHPERVADGMRSRGLEVVVYAEARVEPTDASLEAAVAAARGSGPFHAVVAVGGGSSIDTAKAVDLMLTNPGELMDYVNAPVGGGRAPEHPLLPLVAVPTTTGTGAESTTICVLDVLALAVKTGISHARLRPTLAVVDPDLTMTQPAMVTASAGMDILCHALESWTARWFADFDAKQPEQRVPYCGANPIADMWAEKSLSLLAGAFRRAVRDGSDAEAREQMALAATFAGLGFGNAGVHVPHACAYPIAGRVRDYRPEGYPADEPIVPHGMAVVMTAPAAFAFLHDAAPERHRRAAELLGGTGEPLPDVLRGLMRDVGLPSGLAEIGFGQADVDDLVEGALKQQRLLATAPVEVRAEDLATVFRESLEHW; from the coding sequence GTGACTGAGAGCGTCTTCACCTACGCCGCGCCCGGGCTGAAGTTCGGACGCGGCGCCAGCGACGAGATCGGCTGGGACGTCCAGCAGCTGTGCCGCGACGTCAGGGGCGAGGCGGCGCGGCGGGTCCTGCTCGTCACCGACCCCGGTGTCGCGGCCACCGGGCACCCCGAGCGGGTCGCCGACGGCATGCGGTCGCGTGGCCTCGAGGTGGTGGTCTACGCCGAGGCCCGTGTGGAGCCGACCGATGCCTCGCTCGAGGCGGCCGTCGCCGCGGCTCGCGGGAGCGGTCCCTTCCACGCCGTGGTGGCGGTCGGAGGCGGCTCGTCCATCGACACCGCCAAGGCGGTCGACCTCATGCTGACCAACCCCGGCGAGCTGATGGACTACGTCAACGCGCCGGTCGGCGGCGGCCGGGCGCCCGAGCACCCGCTCCTGCCGCTAGTCGCCGTTCCGACGACCACCGGAACCGGAGCCGAGTCGACCACCATCTGCGTGCTCGACGTCCTGGCGCTCGCGGTGAAGACCGGCATCTCCCACGCCCGGTTGCGGCCCACCCTCGCCGTCGTCGACCCCGACCTGACCATGACGCAGCCCGCGATGGTGACCGCGTCGGCAGGCATGGACATCCTCTGCCACGCGCTCGAGAGCTGGACGGCGCGGTGGTTCGCCGACTTCGACGCCAAGCAGCCCGAGCAGCGGGTGCCCTACTGCGGCGCCAACCCCATCGCCGACATGTGGGCCGAGAAGTCCCTGTCGCTCCTCGCCGGAGCGTTCCGTCGCGCGGTCCGCGACGGCTCCGATGCAGAGGCGCGCGAGCAGATGGCCCTCGCCGCCACCTTCGCCGGGCTGGGCTTCGGCAACGCCGGCGTCCACGTCCCGCACGCCTGCGCCTACCCGATCGCGGGCCGGGTCCGCGACTACCGACCCGAGGGTTACCCCGCGGACGAGCCGATCGTCCCGCACGGGATGGCCGTCGTGATGACCGCGCCCGCAGCCTTCGCGTTCCTGCACGACGCCGCGCCCGAGCGCCACCGCCGCGCGGCCGAACTCCTCGGCGGCACCGGCGAGCCGCTCCCCGACGTGCTGCGCGGGCTGATGCGGGACGTCGGCCTGCCGAGCGGCCTGGCCGAGATCGGCTTCGGTCAGGCCGACGTCGACGACCTGGTCGAGGGGGCACTCAAGCAGCAGCGCCTGCTCGCCACCGCACCGGTGGAGGTCAGGGCCGAGGACCTGGCCACCGTGTTCCGGGAGTCGCTCGAGCACTGGTGA
- a CDS encoding NUDIX domain-containing protein, which yields MGSLPRRQRVAAYAVILRERGGRVEILLSRLAPRVSRSELWTLPGGGVDHGEDPRDALIREVHEEAGLHATVGDRARVYSAHMPRSPRDGQLVDAHAIRLVYEGWVPPDAPAPRVVEVDGSTVEAAWKALDDVAAGAVPVSSVVTEALVDHQPFRLQRVAAYAVVTRCAGDGDEVLLTRLSPTAAHPGRWTLPGGGVDHGEHPSVALAREVEEECGLPCEVGPLLGVHDTHFSGTAPSGRIEDYHGVHLVYRASVADGEPRVVETDGTTDAVAWVPTTQIATGEVDVLDVVTYALGAERD from the coding sequence ATGGGATCCCTGCCGAGGCGACAGCGGGTGGCGGCGTACGCCGTCATCCTCCGCGAGCGCGGCGGTCGGGTCGAGATCCTGCTGAGCCGCCTGGCGCCGCGCGTCTCCCGCTCCGAGCTGTGGACCCTTCCGGGCGGCGGCGTCGACCACGGCGAGGACCCGCGCGACGCCCTGATCCGCGAGGTGCACGAGGAGGCGGGCCTCCACGCCACCGTGGGTGACCGGGCCCGGGTCTACAGCGCCCACATGCCCCGCTCGCCGCGCGACGGGCAGCTCGTCGACGCCCACGCGATCCGGCTGGTCTACGAGGGCTGGGTGCCCCCGGACGCGCCCGCCCCGCGGGTGGTCGAGGTCGACGGCTCCACGGTCGAGGCCGCCTGGAAGGCGCTCGACGACGTCGCCGCGGGCGCCGTCCCGGTGTCGTCCGTGGTGACCGAGGCGCTCGTCGACCACCAGCCGTTCCGGCTGCAGCGCGTCGCGGCGTACGCCGTCGTCACCCGGTGCGCCGGAGACGGCGACGAGGTGCTGCTGACCCGGCTCTCGCCCACCGCCGCGCACCCGGGTCGGTGGACGCTGCCAGGCGGGGGCGTGGACCACGGCGAGCACCCGTCGGTCGCGCTGGCCCGCGAGGTCGAGGAGGAGTGCGGGCTGCCGTGCGAGGTCGGCCCCCTGCTCGGCGTGCACGACACCCACTTCTCCGGCACCGCCCCGTCGGGGCGGATCGAGGACTACCACGGCGTGCACCTCGTCTACCGGGCGAGCGTCGCCGACGGGGAGCCCCGGGTGGTGGAGACGGACGGCACCACCGACGCTGTCGCGTGGGTGCCCACGACGCAGATCGCAACGGGCGAGGTCGACGTGCTCGACGTCGTCACCTACGCGTTGGGAGCAGAGCGTGACTGA
- a CDS encoding acyltransferase family protein encodes MPPASRDPWLDNVKMVLITLVVVGHSIGLVEASAGSHWVYDFIYLWHIPAFVFVSGYLSKSFEWDRRRMKSLLYTLLIPYLLFEPALFYYRRGVVGEGVTGPLWIEPHWTMWYLIVLLMWRLITPILKLHWLFLPLSVIVSLVGGVWDTEALMIPRFLGLLPFFVLGLHLKPRHLAHLDDVWVKVAAVPMLIGIGIMAVYTDTWAESALLWYDTGYSEIPIDNEIVFQTRLTVMMVGLLGAFSAMSLVPRRNLGWFTTMGTATMVIYLFHGFVIKTFLALGWPDFTASYPTLGLVLTVIGAVGLTFFLACPPVRRVLEPFTNPLGWLEAHRRSRAGSAPTSV; translated from the coding sequence GTGCCCCCCGCGTCCCGAGATCCGTGGCTCGACAACGTCAAGATGGTCCTGATCACGCTGGTCGTCGTGGGGCACTCGATCGGGCTCGTCGAGGCCAGCGCGGGCAGCCACTGGGTCTACGACTTCATCTACCTGTGGCACATCCCGGCCTTCGTCTTCGTCAGCGGCTACCTCTCCAAGTCCTTCGAGTGGGACCGCCGCCGGATGAAGAGCCTGCTCTACACCCTCCTGATCCCCTACCTGCTGTTCGAGCCGGCCCTGTTCTACTACCGCCGCGGGGTCGTCGGCGAGGGCGTGACGGGTCCGCTGTGGATCGAGCCGCACTGGACCATGTGGTACCTCATCGTGCTGCTGATGTGGCGCCTGATCACCCCGATCCTCAAGCTGCACTGGCTCTTCCTGCCGCTGTCGGTGATCGTGAGCCTGGTCGGCGGGGTGTGGGACACCGAGGCGCTGATGATCCCGCGCTTCCTCGGCCTGCTGCCGTTCTTCGTGCTCGGCCTGCACCTCAAGCCCCGTCACCTCGCGCACCTCGACGACGTGTGGGTGAAGGTCGCGGCGGTGCCGATGCTCATCGGCATCGGGATCATGGCGGTCTACACCGACACCTGGGCGGAGTCGGCGCTGCTCTGGTACGACACCGGGTACTCCGAGATCCCGATCGACAACGAGATCGTCTTCCAGACCCGCCTCACCGTGATGATGGTCGGCCTGCTCGGCGCCTTCTCCGCGATGTCGCTGGTGCCGCGGCGCAACCTCGGCTGGTTCACCACGATGGGCACCGCCACGATGGTCATCTACCTGTTCCACGGCTTCGTCATCAAGACGTTCCTGGCGCTGGGCTGGCCGGACTTCACCGCCTCCTACCCGACGCTCGGCCTGGTCCTGACCGTCATCGGCGCAGTCGGCCTCACCTTCTTCCTCGCGTGCCCGCCCGTGCGGCGGGTGCTCGAGCCGTTCACGAACCCGCTCGGCTGGCTGGAGGCGCACCGCCGGTCCCGGGCTGGCTCGGCCCCCACGTCGGTCTGA
- a CDS encoding lysophospholipid acyltransferase family protein: MSREHTYRAAVALGRAGMRALGMQVTGLGAEHVPTEGPVLLAATHVSYPDFMFVQDAARSSGRYIRFMTRHDVWQLPGVARAMSAMRHVPVDREAPAGAYVAARRLLRDGEAVCAFPEAGISYSYTVRSLMRGVASLARETGVPVVPVALWGAQRVYSVGVPDARGREPRPDLTRGRRIDVSFGPPLTIAPDEDLTSWTHRLGAVLTEQLEELQQLAHHRPRPDEHAPWYPAHLGGHAPTRVEAAHLDVVPRAAVRPTWGPSQPGTGGAPPASRAGS; this comes from the coding sequence GTGAGCCGCGAGCACACCTACCGGGCGGCCGTCGCGCTCGGGAGGGCCGGCATGCGTGCGCTCGGGATGCAGGTCACCGGCCTCGGTGCCGAGCACGTGCCGACCGAGGGGCCCGTGCTCCTCGCGGCCACGCACGTGTCCTACCCGGACTTCATGTTCGTGCAGGACGCCGCCCGGTCCTCGGGCCGCTACATCCGGTTCATGACCCGCCACGACGTGTGGCAGTTGCCCGGCGTGGCCCGGGCGATGAGCGCCATGCGGCACGTCCCGGTCGACCGCGAGGCCCCGGCCGGGGCGTACGTCGCGGCGCGCCGGCTGCTGCGCGACGGAGAGGCGGTGTGTGCGTTCCCCGAGGCGGGGATCAGCTACTCCTACACCGTCCGGTCGCTGATGCGCGGGGTGGCGAGCCTGGCCCGGGAGACCGGGGTCCCCGTCGTCCCCGTGGCGCTGTGGGGCGCGCAGCGCGTCTACTCGGTCGGCGTGCCCGACGCGCGCGGTCGCGAGCCGCGCCCCGACCTCACCCGCGGTCGTCGGATCGACGTCAGCTTCGGCCCGCCACTGACGATCGCCCCCGACGAGGACCTCACGTCGTGGACGCACCGGCTGGGCGCCGTGCTCACCGAGCAGCTCGAGGAGCTCCAGCAGCTGGCGCACCACCGGCCGCGGCCCGACGAGCACGCGCCGTGGTACCCCGCACACCTGGGCGGGCACGCACCGACCCGGGTCGAGGCCGCCCACCTCGACGTGGTGCCGCGCGCCGCGGTCAGACCGACGTGGGGGCCGAGCCAGCCCGGGACCGGCGGTGCGCCTCCAGCCAGCCGAGCGGGTTCGTGA
- a CDS encoding geranylgeranyl reductase family protein encodes MTTPSSRPTSADVLVVGAGPAGSAAAAWAARAGLDVVLADAATFPRDKTCGDGLTPRAIGEMQKLGLEDWLRAHTVNEGLRAHGFGQTLLLPWPGGSLPDWGSAVARTELDDHLRTVAIKSGARAVDGARAVGVRREGERVAAVELRDAEGTYEVACRWLVVADGVRSPLGKLLGREWHRDTVYAVAGRSYVDSELSDDPWISSHLELRDDQGELVTGYGWIFPLGDGTVNLGAGTLATSRRPTEVAIKPLMQTYADTIGADFGLSGELRMPTSALLPMGGAVSNVAGPNWALIGDAAACVNPLNGEGIDYGLETGRLVAEHIASGVGLGEAWRSTLVEHYGEAFSIARRLAGIATQPKVVAALGPAGMRSDWLMTLALRWMGNLVDDADRDRAARVWRWAGRRSMARDARPPFA; translated from the coding sequence GTGACGACCCCCTCCTCGCGCCCCACCTCCGCCGACGTGCTGGTGGTCGGCGCCGGCCCCGCCGGCTCGGCCGCCGCGGCGTGGGCCGCCCGTGCCGGGCTCGACGTCGTGCTGGCCGACGCGGCGACGTTCCCGCGCGACAAGACGTGCGGTGACGGGCTGACCCCGCGCGCGATCGGCGAGATGCAGAAGCTGGGTCTCGAGGACTGGCTGCGCGCCCACACCGTCAACGAGGGGCTGCGTGCCCACGGCTTCGGCCAGACCCTCCTGCTGCCGTGGCCGGGCGGCTCGCTGCCCGACTGGGGCTCGGCCGTCGCCCGCACCGAGCTCGACGACCACCTGCGGACGGTGGCGATCAAGAGTGGCGCGCGTGCCGTCGACGGCGCCCGCGCGGTCGGCGTACGACGCGAGGGGGAGCGGGTCGCGGCGGTCGAGCTGCGCGACGCCGAGGGCACCTACGAGGTCGCCTGCCGGTGGCTGGTCGTGGCCGACGGCGTCCGATCGCCGCTCGGCAAGCTCCTCGGGCGCGAGTGGCACCGCGACACCGTCTACGCGGTGGCCGGTCGCTCCTACGTCGACTCGGAGCTGAGCGACGACCCGTGGATCAGCTCGCACCTCGAGCTGCGCGACGACCAGGGCGAGCTGGTGACGGGCTACGGGTGGATCTTCCCGCTCGGCGACGGCACCGTGAACCTCGGCGCCGGCACGCTGGCGACCAGCCGGCGGCCCACCGAGGTCGCCATCAAGCCCCTGATGCAGACCTACGCCGACACGATCGGCGCGGACTTCGGGCTCTCGGGCGAGCTGCGGATGCCGACCTCGGCGCTGCTGCCGATGGGTGGCGCGGTCAGCAACGTCGCCGGCCCCAACTGGGCCCTCATCGGTGACGCCGCCGCGTGCGTGAACCCGCTCAACGGCGAGGGCATCGACTACGGCCTCGAGACCGGCCGCCTCGTCGCCGAGCACATCGCGAGCGGCGTCGGCCTCGGTGAGGCCTGGCGCTCGACGCTGGTGGAGCACTACGGCGAGGCGTTCTCCATCGCCCGCCGCCTCGCCGGGATCGCCACCCAGCCGAAGGTCGTGGCCGCGCTCGGCCCGGCCGGGATGCGCTCCGACTGGCTGATGACGCTTGCCCTGCGCTGGATGGGCAACCTCGTCGACGACGCCGACCGCGACCGCGCGGCACGGGTCTGGCGTTGGGCGGGCCGCCGGTCGATGGCGCGCGACGCCCGGCCACCGTTCGCGTGA
- a CDS encoding DNA-directed RNA polymerase subunit beta', which translates to MLDVNFFEQIQIGLATADDIRTWSHGEVKKPETINYRTLKPERDGLFCEKIFGPTRDWECYCGKYKRVRFKGIICERCGVEVTRSKVRRERMGHIELAAPVTHIWYFKGVPSRLGYLLDLAPKDLEKVIYFAAYMITSVDEDSRHRDMDSLENKVGLERERLEKRRDTSVEDRAKKLEDDLATLEAEGAKADAKRKVRDGADREMNQLRDRANREIARLEEVWDTFKSLKVQDLLGDELLYREMKNWFGKYFEGHMGATAIQKRLQDFDIEAEVESLRDTIANGKGQRKVRALKRLKVVDAFRKTGNQPIGMVLDAVPVIPPDLRPMVQLDGGRFATSDLNDLYRRVINRNNRLKRLLDLGAPEIIVNNEKRMLQEAVDSLFDNGRRGRPVTGPGNRPLKSLSDMLKGKQGRFRQNLLGKRVDYSGRSVIVSGPQLKLHQCGLPKQMALELFKPFVMKRLVDLSHAQNIKSAKRMVERARPVVWDVLEEVITEHPVLLNRAPTLHRLGIQAFEPQLIEGKAIQIHPLVCGAFNADFDGDQMAVHLPLSAEAQAEARILMLSTNNILKPSDGRPVTMPSQDMIIGLFWLTADREGEPGEGRVFSSPAEAIMAFDRREITLQSKVRIRLTDVVPPLDLELGADWEERTALLLDTTLGRVHFNDTLPADYPFVNEEVGKKRLGAIVNDLAERYTKVQVAASLDALKDAGFHWATRSGVTVSIDDVTTPDSKAEILARYEAQAEKVQKNYERGVMTDDERRQELIELWTQAAAEVGRAMEANFDRKNPIYMMVDSGASGNMNQIRQVAAMRGLVANPKGEIIPRPIKANFREGLTVLEYFIATHGARKGLADTALRTADSGYLTRRLVDVSQDVIIREDDCGTERGLPKRIDDEHVETSAYARSSATDILHPESGEVLATAGEDLGDVKIGELVAAGVTEVKVRSVLTCDARTGTCAKCYGRSLATGKLVDIGEAVGIIAAQSIGEPGTQLTMRTFHTGGVASADDITQGLPRVVELFEARSPKGRTPISESAGRVKIEETDKARVVVVTPDDGSEVQEIPVSKRSRLNVEDGDHINVGHHITSGTPDPQDVLRILGVRKAQEHLVDEVQEVYRSQGVAIHDKHIEIIVRQMLRRVTVIESGDTNLLPSDLVDRVRFEEENRRVVSEGGKPASGRPVLMGITKASLATESWLSAASFQETTRVLTDAAINGRSDSLRGLKENVIIGKLIPAGTGLERYRNIRVEPTEEARAAAYSVTGYDSYDYDFGPSSQAVALDDFDFGSYQN; encoded by the coding sequence TTGCTGGACGTGAACTTCTTCGAGCAGATCCAGATCGGCCTGGCCACTGCGGACGACATCCGCACGTGGAGCCACGGCGAGGTCAAGAAGCCGGAGACCATCAACTACCGCACGCTCAAGCCCGAGCGTGACGGCCTCTTCTGCGAGAAGATCTTCGGTCCCACCCGGGACTGGGAGTGCTACTGCGGCAAGTACAAGCGCGTGCGCTTCAAGGGCATCATCTGCGAGCGCTGTGGCGTCGAGGTCACCCGCTCCAAGGTGCGCCGCGAGCGCATGGGCCACATCGAGCTCGCCGCTCCCGTGACCCACATCTGGTACTTCAAGGGCGTCCCCTCGCGCTTGGGCTACCTGCTCGACCTGGCGCCGAAGGACCTCGAGAAGGTCATCTACTTCGCCGCCTACATGATCACCTCGGTCGACGAGGACTCGCGTCACCGCGACATGGACTCCCTGGAGAACAAGGTCGGCCTGGAGCGCGAGCGCCTCGAGAAGCGCCGCGACACCTCCGTGGAGGATCGCGCCAAGAAGCTCGAGGACGACCTCGCCACCCTTGAGGCCGAGGGCGCCAAGGCCGACGCCAAGCGCAAGGTGCGCGACGGTGCCGACCGCGAGATGAACCAGCTCCGCGACCGCGCCAACCGTGAGATCGCGCGCCTCGAGGAGGTCTGGGACACCTTCAAGAGCCTCAAGGTCCAGGACCTGCTCGGCGACGAGCTCCTCTACCGCGAGATGAAGAACTGGTTCGGCAAGTACTTCGAGGGCCACATGGGCGCCACGGCGATCCAGAAGCGCCTCCAGGACTTCGACATCGAGGCCGAGGTCGAGTCGCTGCGCGACACGATCGCCAACGGCAAGGGCCAGCGCAAGGTCCGCGCCCTCAAGCGCCTCAAGGTCGTCGACGCGTTCCGCAAGACCGGCAACCAGCCCATCGGCATGGTGCTCGACGCCGTCCCGGTGATCCCGCCGGACCTGCGTCCGATGGTCCAGCTCGACGGTGGCCGCTTCGCCACCTCCGACCTGAACGACCTCTACCGCCGCGTCATCAACCGCAACAACCGCCTCAAGCGCCTGCTCGACCTCGGCGCGCCCGAGATCATCGTCAACAACGAGAAGCGGATGCTGCAGGAGGCCGTGGACAGCCTCTTCGACAACGGTCGTCGCGGTCGTCCGGTCACCGGCCCGGGCAACCGGCCGCTGAAGTCGCTCTCCGACATGCTCAAGGGCAAGCAGGGTCGCTTCCGCCAGAACCTGCTCGGCAAGCGCGTGGACTACTCGGGCCGTTCGGTCATCGTGTCGGGTCCGCAGCTCAAGCTGCACCAGTGCGGCCTGCCCAAGCAGATGGCGCTCGAGCTGTTCAAGCCGTTCGTCATGAAGCGCCTGGTCGACCTGTCGCACGCGCAGAACATCAAGTCCGCCAAGCGGATGGTCGAGCGCGCCCGCCCGGTCGTGTGGGACGTCCTCGAAGAGGTCATCACCGAGCACCCCGTGCTGCTCAACCGTGCGCCCACCCTGCACCGCCTCGGCATCCAGGCCTTCGAGCCGCAGCTGATCGAGGGCAAGGCCATCCAGATCCACCCGCTCGTGTGCGGCGCGTTCAACGCCGACTTCGACGGTGACCAGATGGCTGTGCACCTGCCGCTGTCCGCGGAGGCGCAGGCCGAGGCCCGCATCCTGATGCTGTCGACCAACAACATCCTCAAGCCGTCGGACGGCCGTCCGGTGACCATGCCCTCGCAGGACATGATCATCGGCCTGTTCTGGCTGACCGCCGACCGCGAGGGCGAGCCCGGCGAGGGTCGCGTGTTCTCCAGCCCGGCCGAGGCCATCATGGCCTTCGACCGTCGCGAGATCACGCTGCAGAGCAAGGTCCGCATCCGCCTCACCGACGTGGTTCCGCCGCTCGACCTCGAGCTCGGCGCCGACTGGGAGGAGCGGACCGCACTCCTGCTCGACACCACCCTCGGCCGTGTCCACTTCAACGACACGCTCCCGGCGGACTACCCGTTCGTCAACGAGGAGGTCGGCAAGAAGCGCCTCGGCGCGATCGTCAACGACCTCGCCGAGCGCTACACCAAGGTGCAGGTCGCTGCCTCGCTCGACGCCCTCAAGGACGCCGGCTTCCACTGGGCCACGCGCTCGGGTGTGACCGTCTCGATCGACGACGTCACCACGCCCGACAGCAAGGCCGAGATCCTGGCCCGCTACGAGGCCCAGGCCGAGAAGGTCCAGAAGAACTACGAGCGCGGTGTGATGACCGACGACGAGCGTCGTCAGGAGCTCATCGAGCTGTGGACCCAGGCTGCTGCCGAGGTCGGTCGCGCGATGGAGGCCAACTTCGACCGCAAGAACCCGATCTACATGATGGTCGACTCGGGTGCCTCCGGAAACATGAACCAGATCCGGCAGGTCGCGGCCATGCGTGGTCTGGTGGCCAACCCGAAGGGCGAGATCATCCCGCGCCCGATCAAGGCCAACTTCCGCGAGGGCCTGACGGTGCTCGAGTACTTCATCGCCACCCACGGTGCCCGCAAGGGTCTCGCCGACACCGCGCTCCGCACCGCCGACTCGGGCTACCTGACCCGTCGTCTGGTGGACGTGTCGCAGGACGTCATCATCCGTGAGGACGACTGCGGCACCGAGCGTGGCTTGCCCAAGCGGATCGACGACGAGCACGTCGAGACGTCGGCCTACGCCCGCTCCTCGGCGACCGACATCCTCCACCCGGAGTCGGGTGAGGTGCTCGCCACCGCCGGCGAGGACCTGGGTGACGTCAAGATCGGTGAGCTCGTGGCCGCCGGTGTCACCGAGGTCAAGGTCCGCTCGGTGCTGACCTGCGACGCCCGCACCGGCACCTGTGCCAAGTGCTACGGCCGCTCGCTGGCCACCGGCAAGCTCGTCGACATCGGTGAGGCGGTCGGCATCATCGCCGCCCAGTCGATCGGTGAGCCCGGCACGCAGCTGACGATGCGCACGTTCCACACCGGTGGTGTGGCCTCCGCCGACGACATCACGCAGGGTCTGCCCCGTGTGGTCGAGCTCTTCGAGGCCCGCTCGCCCAAGGGTCGTACGCCGATCTCGGAGTCCGCCGGTCGCGTGAAGATCGAGGAGACCGACAAGGCCCGCGTCGTCGTGGTCACCCCCGACGACGGCTCCGAGGTCCAGGAGATCCCGGTGTCGAAGCGTTCGCGTCTCAACGTCGAGGACGGCGACCACATCAACGTCGGTCACCACATCACCTCCGGTACGCCCGACCCGCAGGACGTCCTGCGCATCCTCGGTGTCCGCAAGGCCCAGGAGCACCTCGTGGACGAGGTCCAGGAGGTCTACCGGTCGCAGGGCGTGGCGATCCACGACAAGCACATCGAGATCATCGTGCGGCAGATGCTGCGTCGCGTGACGGTCATCGAGTCCGGTGACACCAACCTGCTCCCGTCCGACCTGGTCGACCGGGTGCGGTTCGAGGAGGAGAACCGTCGCGTGGTCTCCGAGGGCGGCAAGCCGGCCTCGGGTCGCCCGGTCCTCATGGGCATCACCAAGGCCTCGCTCGCGACCGAGTCGTGGCTCTCGGCGGCCTCCTTCCAGGAGACCACCCGGGTGCTCACGGACGCCGCGATCAACGGCCGCTCCGACAGCCTCCGTGGCCTGAAGGAGAACGTGATCATCGGAAAGCTCATCCCGGCCGGCACCGGCCTCGAGCGCTACCGCAACATCCGGGTGGAGCCCACCGAGGAGGCGCGCGCCGCTGCCTACTCGGTCACCGGCTACGACTCCTACGACTACGACTTCGGTCCGTCGTCGCAGGCTGTCGCGCTCGACGACTTCGACTTCGGCTCGTACCAGAACTGA